The following nucleotide sequence is from Allocatelliglobosispora scoriae.
CCGTGATCCGAGTGGTGGTGACGACGTGGCGCAGCTCGGTCTGGTCGGTCTGGCCGGTGATCGCGCTGACGAGCCAGTCGCCGCCCGCCAGGGCGTACCCCCCATCGACCGTTGTCACGCTCACCGACCCACCGCCGAGCGGGACCGACCGGATCTCCGTGCGCGGCGTCTCGGTCGGTGCCGCGGCGGCCCAGAGCAGCCGGTCCCCGTTGATCACCATGTCGTTCATCGAGTTGAAGAAGACGAAGTCGCCGACATCGCCGGTGAGCACCCGCGCGGCACCGCCGATCTCGGCGGTCCAGATCTTGACATCCCCGCTGCCGTCGGCGCCCGCGGTCTGCTCCAGCCAGGCGATCCGCCGACCGTCGGTGACCACCCCGCCGAACTGCACCGCGTCGGACTGCCGCAGCGTGCGCAGGGTCCGCTCCCGGCCGTCGGCACCGAGCAGCACGAGCTTCACGACGCTCGCGTCGGGCGCGGTCGCCGCGCCCAGCGAGCTGCCGTCACCCAGGAAAACCATCGGCTGGTACGCCCACCCGCCCCCCACGAACCCCGCCACGTCCCGTGGCACGACGCCGGGGTAGGCCTCGCCGAGGGTCCACTCGGCACCGGGCGCCCGGGGTGGCGTGGGCTCGGGCAGCAGCAGCAACATGCCCACGGCGCCGAGCGAGACCAGGAGTGCCACGAGCGCCCCGAGCCGGGGAATGAAGCGGCGATGCCGACCGGTCACACGGCCAACCCTAGTGGCCGAGGGGCGCTCAGAGCCGGTGACGGCGCCGGTTGAGCGCGACACCGGAGATGACGGCACCGGCCACGACCCCGGCGGCGAGGGTGGCGGGGACGGCGACCTTGACCGCCTTGCGCCCGGACCGGAAGTCCTGGATGTCCCACTGGTTGGCACGGGCGTGGCGGCGCAGCGCGGCGTCGGGGTTGACCGCGACGGGGTGCCCGACCGAGCCGAGCATCGGCAGGTCGTTGACCGAGTCGCTGTAGGCGTAGCACTCGTCGAGGTCGAGCTGCTCGGCGGCGGCGAGGGCGCGGACGGCGACCTCCTTGGCCGGCCCGTGCAGCATGTCGCCGACGAGGTGCCCGGTGTAGAGGCCGTCGCGGATCTCGGCGACGGTGCCGAGGGCGCCGGTGATGCCGAGGTGCTCGGCGATGACCATCCCGAGCTCGACGGGCGCGGCGGTGATCAGCCACACCCGCTCGCCCCGGTCGAGGTGCGCCTGGGCGAGGGCACGCGTGCCGGCCCAGATCCGCTCCTTCATCAGCTCGTCGAAGATCTCCTCGCTGAGGCGGCGGACATCCTCGACCCGCCAGCCCTGGATGAAGGCGAGGGCGGCGGTGCGGGCCTCGGAGATGTCACCGGCGTGCTCGTTGGCGCTGAGGCGGAAGCGGAGCTGCTTCCAGCCGAACTTCACGAGGTCTCCCGTGGTGAAGTAGCGCCGCGCGGCGAGACCGCGGGCGAAGTAGTAGAGCGACGCACCCTGCATGACCGTGTTGTCCAGGTCGAAGAAGGCCGCCGAGGAGAGCCGCACCGGTGCCTCCGTCTGACTTCTCACGGGTCGAGATTAACCGCCCCATGCATCAGTTGCGCATACGAACAGATGAGAAACGGCCCCGCCCGAGGTGCGGGCGGGGCCGTCGAACGCTGTCGGACTCTAGCCGCCGAGCAGGTCGCCGAGGATGCGGCCGAGCCCGTCGAGCAGGCCGCCCTCCTCGGTGGGAGCCGGGCTGGGCTGCGGTGCCGTGCTGGCGGCCGGAGTCGCACCCGGTGAGGCTGCGGTGCCGGCCGATGGAGCGGTCTGAGGCTTCGTCGGAGCCGTCCCCGGCACCGACGGTGTGTTCTTGCTCTCGGTCACCTCGGCCGTCGAGCAGGCCGCCGCGATCGGACCGATCGAGTCGACCGCACCGGTCGAGCCCGCGCCGCAGCTGAGCGCCGTACGCAGCCCGTGCGAACGGTTGCCGATCGCCGTGAGCAGCGAGAGCGACACGTTGACCCGCTCGGCCGAGGTGCTGTCGACCCCGACCCCGAGCTGCCGGACGAGGTAGCGCTGGTCCTCGACGAACTTGTCGACGGTCGTGAGCGTCGAGGCGTCCCGGCGGTCGACGGCCGAACCGAGCAGGAGTTTGACACCCTGCAGCGTGTCGGCGTCCATGTCGCCCAGCGCGCTGACGAGGCCGAGACTGTCGGTCCGCACGGCGTGCGCCTCACCGACGCGGGTCCGGGCGAATTCGAGATAGAGCTGGCCACGACCGAGGTCGGAGCTGGCGAGCGCCAGCTGGGCCCGCTCGGTGGAGCGTTTGAAGCCGTAGAGCGTGTCGCCGGGATTGGCGTCGCCGCTCGCCACGGACATGGACGAGATCGCCAGGGCGCCGACTGCGACGCCTGAGAAGATCGCGATCCGGGCCCGGGACGGCCGGGTCGGCAGATGGTCTGGTTCGGGGTCGACGGCGGTGATGCCGATCCCCTCGCGCTCTGCGGTCGCCATGAGCTGTGCCCGCAGGTCACGCCGGAAGTCCGGCCGGACGCCGCCGGGCAGCGGAACGCTGCCGAGCTGCTGACCGACCGTGACGAGCTCGGTGAGCTGCTCGTCGATCCGGCTGCGGGTGTGATGACGACGGCCGCCTTGGACCTCGTCGATGAGCTGGGCGAAACGCTCGGCGCGCCGTCGGTCAAAGATCGTGTTCACCGCGGGCACCCCCATTCGCTGGTCGCGATGTCGAGCGCGAACGGGACATCGATGACGAGACCCCTGTCAGGGAGGGGTCCCGAGAATCCCGGTCGCACTTCGACAAACTGCGGTCGGGCACTATCGGTTACGGGGCCGAACGGTCGCTCCTGAGGAGTTGTGAGCGAGGTCACGGCTGGAATCCCTCCGGGAGCAGCCGTGCGAGCGCGCGGACGGCGCGGTACTGCAGGGCCTTGATCGCACCCTCGTTCTTCCCCATCGCCTGTGCCGTCTCGGCGACGGAGAAGCCCTGGAGGAAGCGCAGCACGATGCACTCCTGCTGCTCCGGGTTGAGCTGTTTCACCGCCGTGAGCAGCGCGACGTTGGTGATGTGGTCGACGACCGCCGCCTCGGGGCTGCCCTCGGGGCCGCGGTCCTCCCGGTCCGCGTCGAGCACATCGCCGGTCGTCACCTCCAGGCGGTAGCGCCCGGACTTGAAGTGGTCGGCGACGAGGTTGCGGGCGATCGTCACGAGCCAGGCGCCGAGGTCGCGGCCCTGCCAGGTGAAGCTGCCGATCCGCTTGAGCGCGCGCAGGAAGGTGTCCGAGGTCAGGTCCTCGGCGAGCGGGCGGTTGCCGACCCGGAAGTAGATGAAGCGGAACACCGTGTCGACGTAGCGGTCGTAGATGAGCCCGAACGCCGCGGATTCACCGGCCTGCGCCCGCTCGACCAGCCCCCACACCTCCGCGGCCGCGTCGCCGGGATCGGGCCGGCTCGGATAGCCGGTGCCGCCGGGCGCGCCGCCGCCGGTGGCGGGCTCCTCGGTGATGACCGGCAGCACCGTGGTCTCGGTCGCGTCGGGCGCGACGAGGGTCCCCGCGGGTCCCTGCTGGGTCGGCATACCGGGCCGCCCGTTGACCCGCCCGCCGACCGGTTTGAGCGCCGTGGTGGGGGAGTGCCGCCCGGCTGCGTCGTTCTGAGCCTTCGTCGTACGCGTGCGCTGGGTGCCCTCCCGGTCACCCGGCGAGCCGTCCCGGCTGCTACGTACCGCTACCGCATATAGATCGTTGAGTGAGGTGCGCAGGGCGGAGAGGCCATCGGTGAGCGCCCTTCGGGCGGCGAGCACCTCCGGACTCACAGGATCTGTCGCAAAAAACGCGCTGGTCATGCCGTCACCTCCGGGTCCCCGCAGAAAGCGCAGCGGATGTCCACGCAAACGGGGTATGTCCCACCATAAGCCGACAGATGCCCGTAAAACACGGGTTCGGTCGAAGAACGGGCACAAGTGCCTCCTCCGGTAGAGGGGTGTCGGATCATGCCAAAACGGGTGACCCGACCCTGAGATGATAGGGCCAACGTCACCCGGGTGTGTGGACTCCGTTACACAAGGCTGAAGTATTTCCGGTCCGCAAGGGATCTCGTCGCACAGCATGTGCGCTGCCCACGCCCGTGTTTCTCGGCGTGTCGGCAGGTGACACGCCGATTCTCTCGACACGCCACGGACAAACCGCGCATAGCGCACATTCATCCTGGCGGGTGACGTCACGGCTACAACATGGGAGACTCAGCGACCGTGCAGGATGCCAAAGCCAGCGCCACCGATGTGACCAACATGGCAGAGTTCGTCCGCCGTGCCGCGCAGTCGGGTGCCCAACGCCCCGCGCTCCACCACGCCGATCGCGTGATGACGTGGGGCGAGCTCGACGCCGCCGTGGACAGCGTCGCCGCCGGGCTGCGCGGGCTCGGCGCTCCCGCCTCCGACGGTCAGCCCGCCCGGGTGGCGATCGCCCTGCCCAACATCCCCGAGTTCGCGATCGCGTTCTTCGCCGCGCTCCGCGCCGGGCTCGTCGCCGTGCCGGTCAACCCCACCTTCACCGCTCCCGAACTTCGGCACGTGCTCGCCGACTCCGGCGCGTCGGTGCTGATCGCCACCGACGGCGTCGCGATGACGGTCTCGGGTGTCGCGGCCGAGCTGACGGCGCTCAAGTGGTCTTACACGTGCAGCGGCGAGGGTGCATCCATGCTGGCCAGAGGGCTTGCCCGGGATGCCACGACAGCGGTGCCGCCGCCGCTGGCGCCCGCCGGGGGCGAGGATGTCGCGGTGCTGCTCTACACGTCCGGCACCGAGGGGCGGCCCAAGGGCGCGATCCTGTCGCACCGGGCGCTCATCGCCAACCATCTCCAGCTCGACGCCATCGAGCCGCCGGTGCTCAGCGCCGACGACGTGGTGCTGCTCGCGCTGCCGCTCTTCCACGCCTACGGGCTCAACAGCGGTCTCGGTGCGATCGCCTACTACGGCGCGGCCGGGGTCATGCACGAGCGCTTCGACGCCGACGAGACACTCGCGCTCATCGAGCGCCACGGCGTGAGCGTCGTGGTCGGCGTACCCCCGATGTATGTGGGGTGGACGCAGAGCGACGCCGCCGCGCGGGCCTTGCGCACGGTGCGGCTCGCGGTCTGCGGCGCCGCGCCGCTCGACCCGGCCGCCGCCAAGCGCTTCACCGCGATCACGGGTCACCAGGTCTTCGTCGGGTACGGGTTGACGGAGACCGCTCCCGTCGTCGCCTCCACCGTGGCGAGCCCGGTGGCGAAGGTCGGCTCGATCGGGCGCCCCCTGCCCGGCATCGAGGTGCGCCTCGTCGGCGTCACCGGCGACATCGTCTGGGAGTCCGACGGCGCGGAGCAGGACGAGCACGCCTCCGACACGCTGGAGACCGAGGCGCCGGACAGCCCCGGCACCGACCCCGGCGAGATCGTCACCCGGGGCGCCAACCTCTTCTCGGGCTACTGGCCCGACGGCCGGGGCGGTCCCGACGCGGACGGCTGGTGGGCGACGGGCGACGTCGCCTACGCCGACGGTGACGGTGATCTCTTCCTGGTCGACCGGATCGGCGAGCTGATCCTCGTCAACGGCTTCAACGTCTACCCCCACGAGGTGGAGCTGGTGCTCGCCGCGCACCCGGGGGTGGCCGAGGCGGCGGTGCTCGGCGCGCCGCACGAGCGGACCGGGCAGACGCCGCAGGCCTACATCGTGCGGGCTCCCGGCACCCCGGTGACCGAGGCCGACCTCGTGAAACACTGCGAGCGCAATCTCGCCCGCTTCAAGTGGCCCACGCGATACTCGTTCGTGGCGGAGCTGCCGCACTCGGCGACGGGCAAGGTGAGAAAGGTCGTGCTGCGCGATGAACGAGCCTAGGGTCGGGCTCTACACCAGGTCCGGTTGCCACCTCTGTGAGAACGCGGCGGCCGAGCTCGACGCGGCGGAGATCGCGTTCACCGAGATGGACATCACAGGTGATCCGGGCCTCGAGGCGGACTACGGCGACCGCATCCCGGTGATCATGCTGGACGGGCGCGAGCACGGATTCTGGCGCGTGGAAATCGCTCGACTCCGGGCGGACCTCGCCAAGTAATCTGGCCGGATGGCAGCTAAACACCTGGTCTGGGACTGGAACGGCACCCTCCTCGACGATCTCCCCCTCGTTGTCACCGCGACCAACGCCGCCTTCGCCAGCATCGGCGGCCCCATCGTCAGCGCGGACGAGCACCGCCGTGATTTCCGTCGCCCGATCAGCGACTACTACGGCAGCGTGCTGGGCCGACCGGTCGACGATGCTGAATATCTCGTGCTCGACCGGGCTTTCCACGACGCGTACCGGGGCGGGGTCGCCGAGTGCCGGCTCACCGCGGACGCCCTCGCCGCGATGGAGCTCTGGACCGGCTCGCAGTCGCTGCTGAGCATGTGGTTCCACGCGGAGCTGGTGCCGACCGTGACGAGATACGGCCTGACCAGCTACTTCGCTCGGGTCGACGGGCTGCGGGCGGAGGTCGGCGGCGGTTTCAAGAGCGAGCACCTCATCGCGCACCTCGCCGAGCTCGGCATCGACGGCGCTGACGCGGTGCTGATCGGCGACTCGATCGACGACGCGGACGCGGCCGCCTCGGTCGGTGCCCGGTGCATCCTCTACACCGGCGGCTTCACCCATCCGGAGCAGCTCCGGGCCTCGGGTCGGGAGTCCGCCGACTCCCTCGTCGACGCCGTCCGGATGGCACTGGCCTGACTCCCGCACCACTTATCGATTCGTGCGCGACCTTCGTCGCCCAGTTGCGGCTTGTGTGGCTCTTTGGTCGATATGGTCGCACGACGCCGACCCGCCCGATGCAGCCCGTGAGAATGAGGGGAGTCGCTGCCGCGAGGGCATCTCTCGCCGGTCAGCGTCGGGCGGGTGCGCGTTCGCCACGCGGTCGACGCTCAAGATCGCGATTTGTGCACGTCTTCACAAGCGCATACTCTGTTGAAGCGATGGGCCCCGGTAGCACAGCCACAAAGGCGCTATGCAGCCAGGGGCACGCTTCTTCCGCACGGAGTCTCATGAGTCAGCAGCGATCCGGATCAGAATCCGGACTTACCACCCGCGACGGCGCGGCTCCGGATTTTCCGGATCTGCCCGAAGCGACGGTGGCACGGCTGCCCGAGTACCTGAGAGCTCTGCATCACCTCGCGGAAGCCGGCCACGACACCGTTTCGAGCGAGGCCCTCGCCGCCGCTGCGGGCGTCAACTCGGCGAAGCTGCGCAAGGACCTCTCCCACCTCGGCTCCTACGGGACCCGGGGCGTCGGCTATGACATCAGTCACTTGATCGCCCAGGTCGAGCACATCCTCGGCCTGCACCTGAGCCGCGCCGTCGCCCTCGTCGGCGTCGGCAACCTCGGCCACGCGCTCGCCGGTTACGGCGGCTTCGCCAGCCGGGGCTTCAAGATCGTGGCGCTCTTCGACGCCGACCCGACCCGCGTGGGCGAGCAGATCAACGGGCTCGACGTGCGGCACATCGACGAGCTCGCCACGACGGTCACCACGGAGCGGATCACGATCGGTGTGATCGCCACCCCCGCACCCGCCGCGCAGATCGTGGCGGACCTGCTGGTGAAGGCCGGCGTCACGAGCATCCTCAACTTCGCGCCCTGCGTGCTCAACGTCCCCGAGGGCGTCGACGTGCGCAAGGTCGACCTCGCGATCGAGATGCAGATCCTCTCCTTCCACGAGCACCGCAAGTCGGCGGCGCTCGCGAGCGGGGAGGCCGCAGCATGAACCTGATCGTCGTCGGCGCCTCCTACCGCAGTGCCTCCGTCTCCCTCCTCGAACGGCTCAGCGTCCCCGCCGCCGAGCAGGGTGCCGCGCTCTCCGCGCTCGTCGCCGGACAGCATGTCGCCGAGGCCGCGATGGTCTCCACCTGCAACCGGGTCGAGATCTACGCCGCGGTCCCCGCCTTCCACGCCGGGCTCGCCGAGATCGTCGCCATCCTCGCCCAGCGGGTCGGCGTCAGCGCCGACACCCTCGCCGAGGGCCTCTACGTGCACCACGGCGCCGAGGCGGTCAGCCACGTCTTCCGGGTCGCCGCCGGGCTCGACTCGATGGTCGTCGGGGAAGCGCAGATCCTCGGCCAGCTACGCGAGGCCTACGCCACCGCCACCGACGCGGGCTCCGCCGGACGCCTCCTGCACGAGCTGCTCCAGCAGGCCCTCCGGGTCGGCAAGCGGGCGCACGCCGAGACCGGTATCGACGCCGCACCCCGCAACATGGTCACCGCCGCGCTCGGCCTCGCCGGGCAGGTCGCCGGTGCCCGGGCGCTGGTGATCGGCGCCGGTGCGATGGGCTCGCTCGCCGCCGCCGCGCTCACCCGGGCCGGTGTCGCCTCGCTCGCCATCGCCAACCGCGATCTGCAGCGTGCCGGCCGGCTCGCCGACAACTACGGCGCCACCGCGCACGACCTCGCCGACCTGCCCTGGCTGCTGGAGGAGGCGGAGATCGTCGTCTCGGCCACCGCCTCGACGGGCTACGTGCTGACCCCCGAGGTGGTCAGCGGGCCGCTCACGATCATCGACCTCGCCGTGCCGCGCGATGTCGCGCCCGGCGTCGCCGACCTGCCCGGCGTCACCCTCATCGACGTCGAGCGGATGGCCGCCCTGCTGGACGGCGAGATCGCCGAGGTCGCCGCCGTCGACCGGATCGTCACCGCCGAGGTCGCCGGGTTCCTCGCCTGGCTGCGCGGTGCCGAGGTCGGTCCGACCGTGGCCGCGCTGCGCGCCCGCGCCGACGAGCTCGTCGCCGTGGAGCTGGCCCGCCTCAATCGGCGGACCGGCTTCTCCGACGAGGAGCGGGCCGAGGTGGCGCACGCCATGCACCGCATCGTCCAGCGGTTGCTGCACGAGCCCACGGTCCGCGCGCGGGAGCTCGCCGCCGGGCCCGACGGTGAGGCGTACCCCCGGATGTTGCGTGAGCTTTTCGGCCTGGCCGTGCCCGCGGAGACCCGGGTTGACCGAGTGCGTGAGATTTACGGCCCTCAGATCGTTGGTGAAGCATGACGCTAAGGCTTGGCACGCGCGGCAGTGCCCTGGCACTCGCCCAGTCGCAGATGGTCGCCGACGCGCTCACACGCGCGACCGGACGGCTCGTCCAGCTCGTGGAGATCGTCACTCCGGGTGATCGCAGCCTGGCCCCGGTGGCGCAGCTCGGCGTGGGGGTCTTCGTCTCGGCGCTGCGCGACGCGCTCGCCGACAAGGAGATCGACTTCGCGGTCCACTCCTACAAGGACCTGCCGACGGCACCGATGGACGGCCTCGTCATCGCCGCGATCCCGGAGCGGGCCGACGCCCGTGACGTGCTGATCGCCCGCGACGGGCTGACCCTGGCGGAGCTTCCGGCGGGCAGCACGATCGGTACCGGCGCTGTCCGGCGAATCGCCCAACTGCACGGGCTGGGTCTCAGTTTGAACACGGTGCCGATTCGTGGCAATATCGACACCCGGCTACGGAAAGTGACCGACGGCGAGCTGGATGCCGTCGTCCTCGCCCGAGCCGGCCTCGTCAGGCTCGGCCGAGCCGACGAGATCACAGAGACTTTGGACCCGATGCTGATGCTGCCCGCACCCGCCCAGGGGGCGCTCGCGGTGGAGTGCCGGGCCGACGATTTGGACCTGATCGAGGCGCTCAGCGTTCTCGATCATCGCGCCACCCGTGCGGCGGTCACCGCCGAGCGGGCTCTACTGGCGGCTTTGGAGGCTGGATGTTCAGCCCCGGTCGCCGGCATGGCGGAAGTCGCCGACGATGACGACGGCGGCGAAGAGATCTACCTGCGTGGTGCGGTCTTCAGCGAAGACGGCCAGCAGGCCGTCCGGCTGTCCCGCACGGGCACGCTGGCCGACGCCGAACAGATCGGCCGGCTTCTCGCCGCTGACCTGCTCGAACTCGGCGCCGACCGCCTCTTCGGACCGACACACGTCGGTTCGGAGGACGAGAATGTACCTGGGAGTGCACGATGACCCGCACCCGCAAGGCCCCTGGCCACATCGCGTTCGTCGGGGCAGGCCCCGGCGATCCGGGCCTGGTGACCCGTCGCGCCTATGACGCGCTGGCCGAAGCCGACCATGTGATCTTCGATCGGGGCGTACCCGAAACGTTGCTCGCCGCCCTGCGCGAGGAGGTGCGCCCGGAGACCGAGTGGTCCCCGGCCGAGGGCGCCTCCGGCGACGTGGCGAAGGTCCTGCTCACCGAGGCCCGCGCCGGACGCAATGCCGTTCACCTCGTCGGAGGTGATCCCTTCGGACACGAGTCCGTCGTGCGCGAGGTGCAGGCAGTGGCACGCACCGCTGTGCGCTTCTCCGTTGTGCCCGGCGTCGGCCAAGCCGCCGGTGTCGCCACCTACGCCGGTGTCCCGCTGCCCGGTGTGCGCACCGCCGCCGACATCGAGGACATCGCCGACGTCGACTTCACCGCGCTCGCCGCCGGGCTCCGACGGGGCTCCGTCGCGCTCGCCGTCGACGCCGGTGACCTCGCCTCGGTCCGCGACGGGCTGCTCGCCTCCGGTGTCGAGGGCTCGACCCCCGTCACCATCACCGGCGACGGCACCGGCGAGACGCAGTACACCACGGTCTCCACCGTCGACAGCTTCGTCGCCGCCGCGCTCGGCTTCACCGGCCGCGCCGTCCTCGCGATCGGCGTCGGCGTGCAGCACCGCGACAAGCTGGGCTGGTGGGAGAACCGCCCGCTCTACGGCTGGCGGGTGCTGGTGCCGCGCACCAAGGAGCAGGCCGGCGCCATGAGCGAGCGGCTGCGCGCCTACGGTGCCATCCCGTGCGAGGTGCCGACGATCGCCGTCGAGCCCCCGCGTACGCCGGCCCAGATGGAGCGCGCGATCCGCGGCCTCGTCGACGGCCGCTACGCCTGGACCGTCTTCACCAGCGTCAACGCGGTCAAGGCGGTGTGGGAGAAGTTCGCCGAGCACGGCCTCGACGCCCGCCACTTCGGCGGCGTCAAGATCGCCTGCATCGGTGAGCAGACCGCCGACGCCGTCCGCGCCTTCGGCATCCAGCCCGAGCTCATCCCGGCCGGCGACCAGACCTCCGAGGGCCTGCTCGCCGAGTTCGCGCCGCACGACGAGCTGCTCGACCCGGTGGGCCGGGTGCTGCTGCCCCGCGCCGACATCGCCACCGAGACGCTCGCCGCCGGCCTCACCGACATGGGCTGGGAGGTCGACGACGTCACCGCCTACCGGACCGTCCGGGCCGCGCCGCCGCCAGAGGAGATCCGCAACGCCATCAAGCAGGGCGGGTTCGACGCGGTGCTCTTCACCTCGTCGTCCACGGTGCGCAACCTCGTCGGCATCGCAGGCAAGCCGCACCAGCGGACCGTCGTCGCGGTGATCGGGCCGAAGACGCACGACACGGCGATCGAATTCGGCCTGCGGGTCGACGTCCAGCCCGAGCACGCCAGCGTGCCGGACCTGGTCGAGGCGCTCGCCGCCTATGCGGTGGAGTTGCGGGAGAAGCTGGCCGCGATGCCGGCGAAGCAGCGGCGTGGTTCCAAGGTGCAGGGTCCGACGGCGCTTCGGTTCCGTTAAGCGGAGTGGGGCCGCTACTCGTGGCGGCCCACACACCGACCTCAGGAGGGGCGAGATGCAGATCCGGATGAGGCGACTGCGGCGGACGGCCGCGCTGCGACGGCTGGTCAGCGAGGTCGCGGTCAGCCCGTCCGACCTGGTGCTGCCCCTGTTCATCCGGGAAGGGCTCGACGAGCCCCGGGCGATCGGGTCCCTGCCCGGTGTCGTCCAGCACTCCCGGGACTCGCTGCGCAAGGCGGTCGTCGAGGCGGTCCAGGCCGGTGTGGGCGGGGTGATGCTCTTCGGCGTACCGGAGACCCGGGACGCTGTCGGCTCCGGCGGCATCGACCCGGGCGGGGTGCTCAACCGCGCCATCCGCGACGTCATCGCCGAGGTCGGCGACTCGACGGTCGTCATGTCCGACCTCTGCCTCGACGAGTTCACCTCGCACGGCCACTGCGGCGTGCTGCGCTCCGACGGCACCGTCGACAACGACGAGACCCTCAAGGTCTACGGCGAGATGGCGCTCGCGCAGGCCGCCGCCGGTGCCCACCTGCTCGGCCCGTCCGGGATGATGGACGGCCAGATCGGCTACGTCCGTGAGGTGCTCGACCAGCACGGCCACGCCGATGCGGGGCTGCTCGCCTACGCCGTGAAGTTCGCCTCCGCGTTCTACGGCCCCTTCCGCGAGGCCGTGGAGTCGCAGCTCGACGGCGACCGGCGCAGCTACCAGCAGGACCCGTCACGCGTCAGCGAGGCGCTGCGCGAGGCCCGGCTCGACGTGTCGGAGGGCGCCGACCTCGTCATGGTCAAGCCCGGCCTGCCCTATCTCGACGTGATCTCCGCCGTCGCCGCCGAGGTGGACGTGCCCGTCGCGGCCTACCAGGTCTCCGGGGAGTACGCCATGGTCGAGGCCGCCGCCGAGCGTGGCTGGATCGACCGCGACGCGGTGATGCTGGAGACCCTGACGTCGCTGCGCCGCGCCGGTGCTCAGATCATCCTGAGCTACTGGGCAGTCCCCGCGGCAAGACTCCTCCGCGAGCGCTACTAGCCCTCCGCGCCGTCAAATTCGCGTTGATCAAGGGAAGACTCACCATGTCGGGTGTCCGATATGCGGCGAGTCTTCCCTTGATCAACGCGAATTAGGGCTGTCAGCTGCAGCAGCCTCCGCCGCAGCAACCGCCGCCGCCGGCAGGGGCGGGGACGCCTGCGCCGGTGCTGCCGGCCCGGCCGGAGCTGCCCGCCGTCGTCAGGAGCTTCACCGTGTCGGAGTGCCCGTCCGGGCACAGCGCCGGCTCGGTGGCGGCCTCCATCGGACGGTCGACATCAAAGGTGTCACCGCACGCGCGGCAGCGGAACTCGTACCTCGGCATGGGTGAAGGTTATCTCAGGCCCAGCCGGGCAGCGAGATCCGCGACGTCGGCCTCGTACTCCAGCCACTCGCGGTCGGGGATGAAGCCCAGCTCCTGATTTACTTTGATCATCGGTTCGTTGATCGCCGCGTTCCAGGTCTGGACCTCGGTGAGGCGCGGTTCGTGTGAGCGCAGCTCGAAGAGCATCAGCGCCTTGATGGCTCGGCCGACACCGTATCCGCGGTGCCCGGGGACCACGATCGTGTCGTACTGGTCGGCGCGGGACGGGTGCTGTGCCGGGACGACGACCTCGGTGAGGCCGACGACGTCGCCGGTCGGCTCGTGCACGGCGACCACGATGTAGGGGCGCAGGCCGCGGGCGTGCAGCGTGGCGAGGCTCGCCCGCAGCCGGTCCGGCTCGTGGGAGCTGGGCTTGAGGTCCAGATCGCCGAGATCGATGTCCTGCACCGAGGCCTTCGCCGAGGCGTAGGCCTCGATCAGGTCCTCCGGCGGGGCGTCCGGGCAGAACTGCAGCCTATAGCCTGCGGCGACACCGCTGGCGAACTCGCCCAGCGTGAACCAGTCGACCTTGTCGAGCTGCAGCACGCTGCGGATCTCGGTGAAGGCCCGCACGAATCCGAACGACTCGTAGAACGGCACGGCGTCGGTCTTGCCGGGCACCTCGACACCGAGCGCCGTGAAGCCCTCGGCGTGTGCCGTGGCCACCACCGTACGCAGCAGCTCGCGACCCAGACCCTGCTTGCGGGCGCTGGGGTGCACGATGATCTCCACGACGCCGATGTCACCCAAAAGGAGCATGCTGGCCATGCCGAGAATGGGTTCGCCCCGGGTGATGTCTCCCTCGTGCTCCTCTGCAATCCAACTCAGCTTTCGGGCGCCGGGCATGATCACCGACAGGTATTCGCGCATTAACGCATCGCGCCACGGAGGATCGTCCGGTAAATCAACCGCCATGCAATCGTTCAGCGTGGCGACCAGAGTGGTGATCTCCCTAGCGGTCGCGATCCGGGGATCCCATTCGCGAACC
It contains:
- a CDS encoding DUF5667 domain-containing protein; this translates as MNTIFDRRRAERFAQLIDEVQGGRRHHTRSRIDEQLTELVTVGQQLGSVPLPGGVRPDFRRDLRAQLMATAEREGIGITAVDPEPDHLPTRPSRARIAIFSGVAVGALAISSMSVASGDANPGDTLYGFKRSTERAQLALASSDLGRGQLYLEFARTRVGEAHAVRTDSLGLVSALGDMDADTLQGVKLLLGSAVDRRDASTLTTVDKFVEDQRYLVRQLGVGVDSTSAERVNVSLSLLTAIGNRSHGLRTALSCGAGSTGAVDSIGPIAAACSTAEVTESKNTPSVPGTAPTKPQTAPSAGTAASPGATPAASTAPQPSPAPTEEGGLLDGLGRILGDLLGG
- a CDS encoding ECF subfamily RNA polymerase sigma factor, BldN family, translated to MTSAFFATDPVSPEVLAARRALTDGLSALRTSLNDLYAVAVRSSRDGSPGDREGTQRTRTTKAQNDAAGRHSPTTALKPVGGRVNGRPGMPTQQGPAGTLVAPDATETTVLPVITEEPATGGGAPGGTGYPSRPDPGDAAAEVWGLVERAQAGESAAFGLIYDRYVDTVFRFIYFRVGNRPLAEDLTSDTFLRALKRIGSFTWQGRDLGAWLVTIARNLVADHFKSGRYRLEVTTGDVLDADREDRGPEGSPEAAVVDHITNVALLTAVKQLNPEQQECIVLRFLQGFSVAETAQAMGKNEGAIKALQYRAVRALARLLPEGFQP
- a CDS encoding glutaredoxin family protein; translation: MNEPRVGLYTRSGCHLCENAAAELDAAEIAFTEMDITGDPGLEADYGDRIPVIMLDGREHGFWRVEIARLRADLAK
- a CDS encoding HAD family hydrolase: MRSQTEAPVRLSSAAFFDLDNTVMQGASLYYFARGLAARRYFTTGDLVKFGWKQLRFRLSANEHAGDISEARTAALAFIQGWRVEDVRRLSEEIFDELMKERIWAGTRALAQAHLDRGERVWLITAAPVELGMVIAEHLGITGALGTVAEIRDGLYTGHLVGDMLHGPAKEVAVRALAAAEQLDLDECYAYSDSVNDLPMLGSVGHPVAVNPDAALRRHARANQWDIQDFRSGRKAVKVAVPATLAAGVVAGAVISGVALNRRRHRL
- a CDS encoding HAD family hydrolase; the protein is MAAKHLVWDWNGTLLDDLPLVVTATNAAFASIGGPIVSADEHRRDFRRPISDYYGSVLGRPVDDAEYLVLDRAFHDAYRGGVAECRLTADALAAMELWTGSQSLLSMWFHAELVPTVTRYGLTSYFARVDGLRAEVGGGFKSEHLIAHLAELGIDGADAVLIGDSIDDADAAASVGARCILYTGGFTHPEQLRASGRESADSLVDAVRMALA
- a CDS encoding AMP-binding protein; its protein translation is MQDAKASATDVTNMAEFVRRAAQSGAQRPALHHADRVMTWGELDAAVDSVAAGLRGLGAPASDGQPARVAIALPNIPEFAIAFFAALRAGLVAVPVNPTFTAPELRHVLADSGASVLIATDGVAMTVSGVAAELTALKWSYTCSGEGASMLARGLARDATTAVPPPLAPAGGEDVAVLLYTSGTEGRPKGAILSHRALIANHLQLDAIEPPVLSADDVVLLALPLFHAYGLNSGLGAIAYYGAAGVMHERFDADETLALIERHGVSVVVGVPPMYVGWTQSDAAARALRTVRLAVCGAAPLDPAAAKRFTAITGHQVFVGYGLTETAPVVASTVASPVAKVGSIGRPLPGIEVRLVGVTGDIVWESDGAEQDEHASDTLETEAPDSPGTDPGEIVTRGANLFSGYWPDGRGGPDADGWWATGDVAYADGDGDLFLVDRIGELILVNGFNVYPHEVELVLAAHPGVAEAAVLGAPHERTGQTPQAYIVRAPGTPVTEADLVKHCERNLARFKWPTRYSFVAELPHSATGKVRKVVLRDERA